A single region of the Peromyscus eremicus chromosome 16_21, PerEre_H2_v1, whole genome shotgun sequence genome encodes:
- the LOC131926461 gene encoding H-2 class I histocompatibility antigen, Q10 alpha chain-like isoform X2: MEQRIWTEPTFFCRMKTLAPQALLLLLLVNLALTNHLEGSHSMLFFQTLLTWPGLMDFYFTYLGYVDDTQFMGYNSRAENPRMEPRAPWMHQKKPDFWEYETQRALKFTKQLTEELKTVLQIYNQSTAGYHTVQMVHGCSVMHGGYFRRGYYELFYDGWDYIALNEDQSTWTAFGQAAQIIGYQWKMQDFSELLKPYLEDSCVENLRDYLEKGKEILLRTDTPKTYMTHKVRADGKITLRCWALDFYPADITMTWQRDGSNQTQDMEMMDTRPAGDGTFQKWAAVVVPSGEAQLYTCHVTHEGLPEPIILRWEPPQPSVPIMTIVTGLVLGAVLMGAVVTFLIWKRRTKG; the protein is encoded by the exons GATGAAGACCCTTGCACCCCAggctctcctgctgctgctcctggtcAACCTGGCCCTGACCAACCATCTAGAGG GTTCACACTCGATGCTGTTTTTCCAAACCCTGCTGACCTGGCCCGGCCTCATGGATTTCTACTTTACTTATCTTGGCTATGTGGACGACACACAGTTCATGGGATACAACAGCAGAGCAGAGAATCCAAGGATGGAACCCCGTGCTCCGTGGATGCATCAGAAGAAGCCAGATTTTTGGGAGTATGAGACACAGAGAGCCTTGAAATTCACAAAGCAATTAACAGAAGAACTAAAGACAGTGCTCCAGATCTACAACCAGAGCACAGCTG GATATCACACAGTCCAGATGGTACATGGATGTTCGGTGATGCATGGAGGGTACTTCCGTCGCGGATACTATGAATTATTCTACGACGGCTGGGATTACATCGCCTTGAATGAGGACCAGAGCACCTGGACTGCGTTCGGCCAGGCAGCTCAAATTATCGGGTATCAGTGGAAGATGCAGGATTTCTCGGAATTGTTGAAGCCATACCTAGAGGACTCCTGCGTGGAGAATCTCCGAGACTATcttgagaaagggaaggagatttTGCTGAGAACAG ATACCCCCAAAACATACATGACCCATAAGGTCAGAGCTGATGGGAAAATCACCCTGAGGTGCTGGGCCCTGGACTTCTACCCTGCTGACATCACCATGACCTGGCAGAGGGATGGGAGCAACCAGACACAGGACATGGAGATGATGGACACCAGGCCTGCAGGGGATGGGACCTTCCAGAAGTGGGCAGCTGTGGTGGTGCCTTCTGGGGAGGCACAGCTATACACATGTCATGTGACTCATGAGGGACTGCCTGAGCCCATCATACTGAGATGGG agcctcctcagccctctgtccCCATCATGACAATTGTTACCGGCCTGGTTCTTGGAGCTGTGCTTATGGGAGCTGTGGTGACTTTTCTGATATGGAAGAGGAGGACTAAAG GATAA
- the LOC131926461 gene encoding H-2 class I histocompatibility antigen, Q10 alpha chain-like isoform X1, translated as MFLNCDCRSKRGKEVKMEQRIWTEPTFFCRMKTLAPQALLLLLLVNLALTNHLEGSHSMLFFQTLLTWPGLMDFYFTYLGYVDDTQFMGYNSRAENPRMEPRAPWMHQKKPDFWEYETQRALKFTKQLTEELKTVLQIYNQSTAGYHTVQMVHGCSVMHGGYFRRGYYELFYDGWDYIALNEDQSTWTAFGQAAQIIGYQWKMQDFSELLKPYLEDSCVENLRDYLEKGKEILLRTDTPKTYMTHKVRADGKITLRCWALDFYPADITMTWQRDGSNQTQDMEMMDTRPAGDGTFQKWAAVVVPSGEAQLYTCHVTHEGLPEPIILRWEPPQPSVPIMTIVTGLVLGAVLMGAVVTFLIWKRRTKG; from the exons GATGAAGACCCTTGCACCCCAggctctcctgctgctgctcctggtcAACCTGGCCCTGACCAACCATCTAGAGG GTTCACACTCGATGCTGTTTTTCCAAACCCTGCTGACCTGGCCCGGCCTCATGGATTTCTACTTTACTTATCTTGGCTATGTGGACGACACACAGTTCATGGGATACAACAGCAGAGCAGAGAATCCAAGGATGGAACCCCGTGCTCCGTGGATGCATCAGAAGAAGCCAGATTTTTGGGAGTATGAGACACAGAGAGCCTTGAAATTCACAAAGCAATTAACAGAAGAACTAAAGACAGTGCTCCAGATCTACAACCAGAGCACAGCTG GATATCACACAGTCCAGATGGTACATGGATGTTCGGTGATGCATGGAGGGTACTTCCGTCGCGGATACTATGAATTATTCTACGACGGCTGGGATTACATCGCCTTGAATGAGGACCAGAGCACCTGGACTGCGTTCGGCCAGGCAGCTCAAATTATCGGGTATCAGTGGAAGATGCAGGATTTCTCGGAATTGTTGAAGCCATACCTAGAGGACTCCTGCGTGGAGAATCTCCGAGACTATcttgagaaagggaaggagatttTGCTGAGAACAG ATACCCCCAAAACATACATGACCCATAAGGTCAGAGCTGATGGGAAAATCACCCTGAGGTGCTGGGCCCTGGACTTCTACCCTGCTGACATCACCATGACCTGGCAGAGGGATGGGAGCAACCAGACACAGGACATGGAGATGATGGACACCAGGCCTGCAGGGGATGGGACCTTCCAGAAGTGGGCAGCTGTGGTGGTGCCTTCTGGGGAGGCACAGCTATACACATGTCATGTGACTCATGAGGGACTGCCTGAGCCCATCATACTGAGATGGG agcctcctcagccctctgtccCCATCATGACAATTGTTACCGGCCTGGTTCTTGGAGCTGTGCTTATGGGAGCTGTGGTGACTTTTCTGATATGGAAGAGGAGGACTAAAG GATAA
- the LOC131926461 gene encoding class I histocompatibility antigen, Gogo-A*0201 alpha chain-like isoform X3, which translates to MKTLAPQALLLLLLVNLALTNHLEGSHSMLFFQTLLTWPGLMDFYFTYLGYVDDTQFMGYNSRAENPRMEPRAPWMHQKKPDFWEYETQRALKFTKQLTEELKTVLQIYNQSTAGYHTVQMVHGCSVMHGGYFRRGYYELFYDGWDYIALNEDQSTWTAFGQAAQIIGYQWKMQDFSELLKPYLEDSCVENLRDYLEKGKEILLRTDTPKTYMTHKVRADGKITLRCWALDFYPADITMTWQRDGSNQTQDMEMMDTRPAGDGTFQKWAAVVVPSGEAQLYTCHVTHEGLPEPIILRWEPPQPSVPIMTIVTGLVLGAVLMGAVVTFLIWKRRTKG; encoded by the exons ATGAAGACCCTTGCACCCCAggctctcctgctgctgctcctggtcAACCTGGCCCTGACCAACCATCTAGAGG GTTCACACTCGATGCTGTTTTTCCAAACCCTGCTGACCTGGCCCGGCCTCATGGATTTCTACTTTACTTATCTTGGCTATGTGGACGACACACAGTTCATGGGATACAACAGCAGAGCAGAGAATCCAAGGATGGAACCCCGTGCTCCGTGGATGCATCAGAAGAAGCCAGATTTTTGGGAGTATGAGACACAGAGAGCCTTGAAATTCACAAAGCAATTAACAGAAGAACTAAAGACAGTGCTCCAGATCTACAACCAGAGCACAGCTG GATATCACACAGTCCAGATGGTACATGGATGTTCGGTGATGCATGGAGGGTACTTCCGTCGCGGATACTATGAATTATTCTACGACGGCTGGGATTACATCGCCTTGAATGAGGACCAGAGCACCTGGACTGCGTTCGGCCAGGCAGCTCAAATTATCGGGTATCAGTGGAAGATGCAGGATTTCTCGGAATTGTTGAAGCCATACCTAGAGGACTCCTGCGTGGAGAATCTCCGAGACTATcttgagaaagggaaggagatttTGCTGAGAACAG ATACCCCCAAAACATACATGACCCATAAGGTCAGAGCTGATGGGAAAATCACCCTGAGGTGCTGGGCCCTGGACTTCTACCCTGCTGACATCACCATGACCTGGCAGAGGGATGGGAGCAACCAGACACAGGACATGGAGATGATGGACACCAGGCCTGCAGGGGATGGGACCTTCCAGAAGTGGGCAGCTGTGGTGGTGCCTTCTGGGGAGGCACAGCTATACACATGTCATGTGACTCATGAGGGACTGCCTGAGCCCATCATACTGAGATGGG agcctcctcagccctctgtccCCATCATGACAATTGTTACCGGCCTGGTTCTTGGAGCTGTGCTTATGGGAGCTGTGGTGACTTTTCTGATATGGAAGAGGAGGACTAAAG GATAA